A genomic region of Arachis stenosperma cultivar V10309 chromosome 9, arast.V10309.gnm1.PFL2, whole genome shotgun sequence contains the following coding sequences:
- the LOC130950859 gene encoding protein AGENET DOMAIN (AGD)-CONTAINING P1, whose protein sequence is MAPKSKSKSKSKAKTPKPSPSSSSSIFKPGTRVEVSSDDDGFRGSWFSGTVIRRAGADKFTVEYDNLLADERGKKKLREQLGFHQLRPLPPEEAGVEFKFGDEVDAFHNDGWWEGSITQELENGMFAVYFRGSKEQIEFTADQLRKHREWMNEKWVPPFAQQEQEENMLSDPNAKSDKTVKGKEVVATPNVTSDDKDVKGKGVMLTPNVSSDDEGKEVVLTPNIKSDETAEEFNFSAGMLVEVSNDEEGFQGAWFSATVVEVIGDDRFLIEYKTLLDDNSNLLREEADKWHIRPPPPATSENIKFSYLEEVDAMYNDGWWVGVISKVLGDSKYVVYFRSSNEEIEFPNSQLRPHLDWIGGKWVLASEALNLL, encoded by the exons ATGGCTCCCAAATCCAAATCCAAATCCAAATCCAAAGCCAAAACCCCGAAACCCTCTCCTTCCTCCTCATCCTCCATCTTCAAACCTGGCACGAGAGTCGAGGTCAGCTCCGATGACGACGGATTCCGTGGTTCTTGGTTCTCCGGCACCGTCATCCGCCGCGCTGGTGCGGACAAATTCACGGTCGAGTACGACAACCTCTTGGCCGACGAGCGGGGCAAAAAGAAGCTGAGGGAGCAGCTCGGCTTCCACCAGCTTCGGCCGCTTCCTCCGGAGGAGGCCGGCGTCGAATTCAAGTTCGGCGATGAGGTTGACGCGTTCCACAACGACGGTTGGTGGGAGGGGAGTATCACGCAGGAGCTGGAGAATGGTATGTTCGCTGTTTATTTCAGAGGGTCGAAGGAGCAGATCGAGTTTACCGCGGACCAGCTGAGGAAACATCGCGAGTGGATGAATGAGAAGTGGGTTCCGCCGTTTGCGCAGCAAGAACAAGAAGAG AATATGCTGTCAGACCCAAATGCAAAGTCGGATAAAACTGTGAAAGGGAAAGAAGTGGTGGCGACACCAAATGTGACGTCTGATGATAAGGATGTGAAAGGGAAGGGAGTGATGTTGACACCAAATGTGTCATCTGATGATGAAGGGAAGGAAGTGGTGTTGACACCAAATATAAAGTCTGATGAAACTGCAGAAGAGTTCAATTTTAGTGCAGGGATGCTGGTTGAGGTAAGCAATGATGAGGAAGGTTTCCAAGGAGCTTGGTTTTCTGCCACTGTTGTTGAAGTAATTGGAGACGACAGGTTCCTTATAGAGTACAAGACCCTGCTGGACGATAATTCAAATCTTTTGAGAGAGGAGGCTGATAAGTGGCACATAAGGCCCCCTCCCCCAGCAACTTCTGAGAACATTAAATTCAGTTATCTTGAAGAAGTGGATGCTATGTACAACGATGGATGGTGGGTTGGTGTAATTTCCAAAGTTCTTGGCGACTCAAAGTACGTAGTATACTTCAGGAGCTCCAATGAAGAAATAGAGTTTCCGAACTCCCAGTTGAGGCCACATCTGGACTGGATTGGTGGCAAGTGGGTCTTGGCTTCTGAG GCGTTGAACTTGTTATGA